In Arachis hypogaea cultivar Tifrunner chromosome 17, arahy.Tifrunner.gnm2.J5K5, whole genome shotgun sequence, a single window of DNA contains:
- the LOC140180823 gene encoding inactive poly [ADP-ribose] polymerase RCD1-like has product MHQEKAASAPKAPKSPWMPFPMLFAAITNKVPPKDMEAINMQYQQFRSKKITRDEFVKNLRLIVGDTLLRTTITDLQCKMPSKLRVN; this is encoded by the exons ATGCATCAGGAGAAAGCTGCAAGTGCGCCAAAGGCTCCTAAATCCCCATGGATGCCTTTCCCTATGCTTTTTGCTGCTATCACAAATAAGGTTCCTCCCAAAGACATGGAAGCTATCAATATGCAATATCAACAATTCAGG TCAAAGAAGATAACCCGCGATGAGTTTGTCAAGAACTTGAGGTTGATAGTTGGGGATACTCTCTTGAGGACCACAATAACAGATCTTCAATGCAAG ATGCCATCAAAGCTACGTGTGAACTAG
- the LOC112765615 gene encoding uncharacterized protein produces MIYQSKLAPKYDFFEEENLEFLLLLLKSENESLSALGASIIIHSCETGEEQNILCYAGVLDKLISLLYGSLSQRDASLESIAAIVKNNSEAVSKFVDLRGGRALSPVIELSKDKYSRTRLLACLCLICVKNASSCHLQDTGIKTKLINILLELLDDSGQVGDEAPFAFLSLIAEKEDLQKLAFEGNAIDKFYNHLQDCPSHPKRLEGIFLALADLCSKLECCRSKFLSLQMLNLLVDALTHYDANVCTAACICLKSVSRSIKNLSVGYFMNERIVIPLVRLLSDPSTSVQVAALGAISNIVVDFTAHKSVFVQCGGIKELVQLTKSMDPSLRLNAVWALRNMVFLADKMCKEGIFMELTVSSVASLICDPEPSIQEQALALVRNIVDGCMDCVEYAFAEEGIILDAVGRQIWKSSKTEILIQGMYVLSNVASGNEFHKEAIMKLLFPPAENGSRSFFCQFLHSSDSRLRTSAVWVIVNLTFPASPGAFGRIIELHKFGVVSHIKRMANDSCMDVKLRARHALGQIITFGDS; encoded by the exons ATGATTTATCAATCAAAATTGGCcccaaaatatgattttttcgaGGAAGAGAACTTGGAGTTCCTGCTTTTACTGTTGAAAAGCGAGAATGAAAGTCTTTCTGCACTGGGTGCGAGCATTATTATTCATTCATGCGAGACAGGTGAAGAACAGAATATCTTATGCTATGCTGGTGTGTTGGACAAACTCATCAGCCTTCTGTATGGTTCTCTAAGCCAGCGAGATGCTAGTTTGGAGTCCATAGCTGCGATTGTTAAAAACAATTCTGAAGCTGTCTCTAAATTTGTCGACCTTAGAGGTGGAAGAGCTTTGAGCCCTGTAATTGAATTAAGTAAAGACAAATATTCTCGGACAAGATTACTAGCTTGCTTGTGCCTGATTTGTGTTAAAAATGCTTCTTCTTGCCATCTTCAAGACACAGGAATCAAAACCAAACTGATAAATATTCTGCTTGAACTCCTTGATGATTCTGGTCAAGTTGGAGATGAAGCTCCATTTGCCTTTTTGAGTTTAATTGCTGAGAAGGAAGATTTGCAGAAGTTAGCATTTGAGGGAAATGCAATTGATAAGTTCTACAATCACTTGCAAGACTGTCCTTCACATCCCAAACGTCTTGAAGGGATATTTCTAGCCTTGGCTGATCTTTGCTCTAAATTGGAGTGCTGCAGGTCTAAGTTTCTTTCGTTACAG ATGTTAAATCTACTAGTTGATGCTTTAACCCATTATGATGCCAATGTATGCACTGCAGCCTGCATTTGCTTGAAAAGTGTCTCTCGTTCCATCAAG AATTTGAGTGTAGGTTATTTTATGAACGAAAGAATTGTCATTCCGTTGGTTCGACTCCTCTCTGATCCTTCTACTTCTGTCCAG GTTGCAGCCCTTGGTGCTATCAGCAACATTGTGGTTGACTTTACGGCACATAAGTCAGTGTTCGTACAATGTGGAGGCATTAAAGAGCTTGTTCAATTGACAAAGTCAATGGATCCATCTTTAAGGTTAAATGCTGTATGGGCCTTGAGAAACATGGTATTTCTGGCAGATAAGATGTGTAAGGAAGGAATTTTTATGGAACTGACGGTTTCTTCTGTAGCTAGCCTTATTTGTG ATCCTGAGCCTTCTATTCAAGAACAAGCCCTGGCTCTTGTGCGAAATATTGTTGATGGGTGTATGGACTGTGTTGAATACGCTTTTGCTGAAGAAGGTATCATCCTGGATGCTGTTGGAAGGCAAATTTGGAAATCTTCAAAAACCGAAATTTTGATACAG GGGATGTATGTGCTCAGCAATGTTGCAAGCGGGAATGAGTTTCATAAAGAAGCTATCATGAAACTACTCTTTCCACCAGCAGAAAATGGGTCTCGCTCTTTCTTCTGCCAATTTTTGCACAGCAGTGACAGTCGTTTACGCACATCTGCTGTTTGGGTCATAGTCAATTTGACTTTTCCTGCAAGTCCTGGTGCATTTGGCCGGATTATAGAACTGCATAAATTTGGTGTAGTTTCTCATATCAAGAGGATGGCCAATGATTCTTGCATGGATGTGAAG CTTCGCGCAAGACATGCACTTGGGCAGATTATTACCTTTGGTGATAGTTAA